The following proteins come from a genomic window of Suricata suricatta isolate VVHF042 chromosome 5, meerkat_22Aug2017_6uvM2_HiC, whole genome shotgun sequence:
- the RPL14 gene encoding 60S ribosomal protein L14, translating into MVFRRFVEVGRVAYVSFGPHAGKLVAIVDVIDQNRALVDGPCTQVRRQAMPFKCMQLTDFILKFPHSARQKYVRRAWEKADINTKWAATRWAKKIEARERKAKMTDFDRYKVMKAKKMRNRLIKLEVRKLQKAALLKASPKKAAAAKGAAAAAKGAAAAAAKAPAKKVAATGKKAPAQKVPAPKAAGQKAAPPKAQKGQKAAPQKAPAPKASGKKA; encoded by the exons ATG GTGTTCCGGCGTTTCGTGGAGGTTGGCCGGGTGGCCTACGTCTCCTTTGGGCCTCATGCCGGAAAGCTGGTCGCGATCGTAGATGTTATTGATCAAAACCGG GCTCTGGTGGACGGACCTTGCACCCAGGTAAGGAGGCAGGCCATGCCTTTCAAGTGCATGCAGCTCACCGACTTCATCCTCAAGTTTCCTCACAG TGCTCGCCAGAAGTATGTGCGGCGAGCCTGGGAGAAGGCGGATATCAATACAAAATGGGCGGCAACAAGATGGGCCAAGAAGATTGAAGCCAGAGAACGG AAAGCCAAGATGACAGATTTTGATCGTTACAAAGTcatgaaggcaaagaaaatg AGGAACAGGTTAATCAAGCTTGAAGTTAGGAAGCTACAAAAAGCAGCTCTCCTGAAGGCTTCTCCCAAAAAAGCAGCTGCTGCTAAGGGTGCAGCTGCTGCTGCTAAGggtgcagctgctgctgctgcaaagGCTCCAGCAAAAAAGGTGGCCGCCACAGGCAAGAAGGCTCCAGCCCAGAAGGTTCCTGCCCCGAAGGCTGCGGGCCAGAAGGCAGCACCTCCAAAGGCTCAGAAGGGGCAGAAAGCTGCACCACAGAAAGCACCTGCTCCGAAGGCATCTGGCAAGAAAGCATAA